A window of Candidatus Ancaeobacter aquaticus contains these coding sequences:
- a CDS encoding ketoacyl-ACP synthase III, translating into MGAKITNIEYYLPEKIITNDQLAKQFPDWSSEKIKKKVGIRERHIVKEDETALDLAFKAADKILTNYDKSKIDLLMLCTQSPDYFLPSSSCILQDKLGLRTNIGAFDYNLGCSGFVYGLALGKSLITSKVAKNILLITSETYNKHIHPKDKGNRTIFGDAAAATIIEKSEEEHIGEFVLGTDGSGYKNLIVPNGGLRKRYDPNAKEIDDGSGSIRTDNDIYMNGPEIFNFTIKAVPKVVSETLEKNNTNLDDLDYVIFHQANKYMNEYLRKKINIPKDKFYLNLLHTGNTVSATIPIAIKDALDNKLIKREDKVLLVGFGVGYSWGGTIIKT; encoded by the coding sequence ATGGGAGCAAAAATAACCAATATAGAATATTATTTACCAGAAAAAATTATTACTAATGATCAATTAGCCAAACAATTTCCCGACTGGTCCTCGGAAAAAATTAAAAAAAAGGTAGGTATAAGAGAGAGACATATCGTAAAAGAAGATGAAACTGCTTTAGATTTAGCCTTTAAGGCAGCAGATAAAATTTTAACAAATTATGATAAAAGCAAAATAGATTTATTAATGCTATGTACCCAAAGCCCGGATTATTTTCTGCCTTCTAGCTCCTGTATTCTACAAGATAAACTTGGTCTTAGAACAAACATAGGAGCTTTTGATTATAATTTAGGATGTTCTGGTTTTGTCTATGGACTTGCCTTGGGAAAATCTCTGATAACATCAAAGGTTGCTAAAAACATTTTATTAATTACTTCCGAAACTTATAACAAACATATTCATCCCAAGGATAAAGGAAATAGAACTATCTTTGGTGACGCTGCAGCAGCTACTATTATTGAGAAATCAGAAGAAGAACATATAGGTGAATTTGTTTTAGGTACCGATGGAAGTGGATATAAAAATCTTATTGTGCCCAATGGCGGATTAAGAAAAAGATATGATCCTAATGCTAAGGAGATTGATGATGGTTCAGGTAGCATCCGGACAGACAATGATATATATATGAATGGACCAGAAATATTTAATTTTACTATTAAGGCTGTTCCCAAAGTAGTGTCTGAAACATTAGAAAAAAATAATACTAACTTAGATGATTTAGATTATGTAATCTTTCACCAAGCCAATAAATACATGAATGAATATCTGAGAAAAAAAATAAACATTCCCAAAGACAAGTTCTATTTAAATTTATTACATACTGGCAATACTGTTTCTGCCACTATACCCATAGCCATTAAAGATGCGTTAGATAATAAATTAATTAAAAGGGAAGATAAGGTTCTTTTAGTGGGTTTTGGTGTAGGATATTCCTGGGGAGGAACAATAATTAAAACATAA
- a CDS encoding nucleotidyltransferase domain-containing protein: MNNKEIINEITEKIKENFHPQKVILFGSYAWGNPAEDSDFVLFLIMESDLRRDKRSRQVQKIFSDRIFPMDIIVYTPSEVKECLEKDSPFIKEILNKEVTLYVQETY; the protein is encoded by the coding sequence ATGAATAATAAAGAAATAATTAATGAAATAACTGAGAAGATAAAAGAGAATTTTCATCCGCAAAAGGTTATTCTTTTCGGTTCATATGCATGGGGAAATCCTGCCGAAGACAGTGATTTTGTTCTATTTCTTATTATGGAATCAGATTTGAGAAGAGATAAAAGATCTCGCCAAGTACAGAAAATATTTTCCGACCGGATATTTCCTATGGATATAATTGTTTATACTCCAAGTGAAGTAAAAGAATGTTTAGAAAAAGATAGCCCTTTTATTAAAGAGATTTTGAATAAAGAAGTGACACTTTATGTCCAAGAAACGTATTAA